One part of the Syngnathus acus chromosome 17, fSynAcu1.2, whole genome shotgun sequence genome encodes these proteins:
- the rock1 gene encoding rho-associated protein kinase 1 isoform X3: protein MSSGESLEARFGKIDAMLKDPKSEINTDCLLDGLDALVYDLDFPALRKNKSIDNFLNRYKDTISKIRDLRMKAEDYEVVKVIGRGAFGEVQLVRHKATCKVYAMKLLSKFEMIKRSDSAFFWEERDIMAFANSSWVVQLFFAFQDDRYLYMVMEYMPGGDLVNLMSNYDVPEKWARFYTAEVVLALDGIHAMGFIHRDVKPDNMLLDKAGHLKLADFGTCMKMNKDGMVRCDTAVGTPDYISPEVLKSQGGDGYYGRECDWWSVGVFLYEMLVGDTPFYADSLVGTYSKIMNHKNALTFPDDSDISNDAKNLICAFLTDREVRLGRNGVDEIKRHPFFKNDQWTWENIRDAAAPVVPELSSDVDTSNFDDIEEDRGEEETFPIPKAFVGNQLPFVGFTYYSNQHPLRSSTCASKTSDKRSSSTKEDRSHLENLQKRVYQLEEQLHSEMQLKDELEQKCRTSSTKIEKIMKELDEEANLRKSVEASMSLLEKDKIMMQHRFTEYQRKADQEAEKRRNLENEVSTLKEQLEDMRKISQNSQASNDKIAQLQSQLEEANDLLRAESDTAARLRKNHTEVAKSMSHLESLNRELQERSRAAEGEKAQLEKELLLLQSTLDSERRNYSQDSEEIRELQARILGLQEDNKNLKLTVSKVEAERKQAQERSNNLEKDKNNLEIDLNYKLKTLQQRLEQEQTEHRVTRAQLTDKYESIEEAKSAAMNAVQVKMSEENGARMRAESRVVEVEKQCSMLEFDLKQSVQKMEQLMKQKERLEDDVKTLKIKAEQESSKRVLAQNELKGRLQEVDRLRCSEKQLKQEINAALESKRSLEFQLAQLTKQYRGNEGQMRELQDQLEAEQYFSTLYKTQVKELKEEIEERNRQVQEAHKKVQELCSERESLSAQLDLTVTKAESEQLARALQEEQYFELSQESKKSLTRHKQELVDKEAAIARLEESYQNLTKDVESLAKEKAELSEKLSTQEEEYAAQKEEITNSIKANYEKVLNTERTLKTQAVNKLAEIMNRKDMKLDQKKKGSTADLRKKEKENRKLQLELNQEKEKFNHMAIKYQKELSEMQAQLAEECTYRNELQMQLDSKESDIEQLREKLNDLQQRMDNSSITSLLTDETDSNIAVVTLPLFVTSIPFPL from the exons GACGGCCTTGATGCTCTGGTGTACGACCTGGACTTTCCTGccctgaggaaaaacaagagcATTGACAACTTCTTGAATAGAT aTAAGGATACCATTAGTAAAATCCGTGACCTGCGGATGAAAGCCGAAGACTATGAGGTGGTCAAAGTCATAGGGAGAGGCGCATTTGGGGAGGTGCAGCTG GTGAGGCACAAAGCCACGTGCAAAGTGTACGCCATGAAGTTACTGAGCAAGTTTGAGATGATCAAAAGGTCAGACTCTGCTTTCTTTTGGGAGGAGAGGGACATCATGGCCTTTGCCAACAGCTCCTGGGTGGTGCag CTTTTCTTTGCATTCCAAGACGACCGCTACCTCTACATGGTGATGGAATACATGCCCGGCGGCGACTTGGTCAACCTGATGAGCAATTACGACGTCCCGGAGAAGTGGGCTCGATTTTATACGGCCGAGGTGGTGCTGGCGCTGGACGGCATCCACGCCATGGGCTTCATTCATAG GGACGTGAAGCCCGACAACATGTTGCTGGACAAAGCGGGCCACTTGAAACTGGCAGATTTTGGCACctgcatgaaaatgaacaag GACGGCATGGTACGATGCGACACGGCGGTGGGAACGCCGGACTACATATCGCCCGAGGTACTGAAATCCCAGGGAGGAGACGGCTACTACGGCAGGGAGTGCGACTGGTGGTCGGTGGGAGTCTTTCTGTATGAAATGCTCGTTG GCGATACGCCGTTCTACGCCGACTCGCTGGTGGGCACCTACAGCAAAATAATGAACCACAAAAACGCGCTGACTTTCCCAGACGACAGCGACATCTCCAATGACGCCAAGAACCTCATCTGTGCCTTCCTGACGGACCG GGAGGTCCGCCTGGGCCGGAACGGTGTGGATGAGATCAAGAGGCACCCTTTCTTCAAGAATGATCAGTGGACGTGGGAGAACATCAGAGACG CGGCTGCCCCAGTGGTGCCCGAGTTGAGCAGTGACGTGGACACCAGTAACTTTGATGACATAGAAGAGGACCGTGGCGAAGAAGAGACTTTTCCCATACCAAAGGCCTTTGTGGGCAACCAGCTTCCCTTTGTGGGCTTCACTTACTACAGCAATCAACA TCCTTTGCGCAGCTCCACGTGTGCCTCAAAGACAAGCGACAAACGTAGCAGCTCCACAAAGGAGGACAGAAGTCAC TTGGAGAATCTGCAGAAAAGAGTCTACCAGCTGGAGGAGCAGCTCCACAGTGAGATGCAGCTGAAGGATGAGTTGGAGCAGAAATGCAG GACCTCAAGTACCAAGATTGAAAAGATCATGAAAGAGCTGGACGAGGAG GCCAACTTGAGGAAAAGCGTGGAAGCCAGCATGTCCCTGCTGGAGAAGGATAAGATCATGATGCAGCACAGATTTACAGAGTACCAAAGAAAAGCCGACCAGGAAGCAGAGAAGCGACGCAATTTGGAGAATGAGG TGTCGACCCTGAAGGAGCAACTTGAAGACATGAGGAAGATCAGCCAGAATTCGCAGGCCTCCAACGATAAGATTGCTCAGCTTCAGAGTCAG CTGGAGGAGGCCAACGATCTCCTGCGTGCCGAATCGGACACGGCGGCGAGGCTTCGCAAGAATCACACGGAGGTGGCCAAGTCCATGAGCCATCTGGAAAGCTTGAACCGCGAGCTGCAGGAGCGGAGCCGTGCCGCCGAAGGCGAGAAGGCCCAGCTGGAGAAAGAACTCCTGCTACTCCAGAGCACCTTGGACTCGGAGAGGAGGAACTACAGCCAAGACTCGGAGGAAATCCGCGAGCTGCAGG CGAGAATACTGGGGCTGCAGGAGGACAACAAAAACTTGAAGCTCACTGTCTCCAAGGTGGAGGCAGAACGCAAACAAGCTCAGGAGAGAAGCAATAACTTGGAGAAG GATAAGAACAACCTGGAGATTGACCTCAACTACAAACTGAAGACCCTGCAGCAACGGCTGGAGCAGGAGCAGACTGAACACCGGGTGACGCGCGCACAATTAACTGACAAATACGAGTCCATCGAGGAGGCCAAGTCGGCCGCCATGAACG CTGTTCAAGTGAAGATGTCGGAGGAGAACGGGGCGAGGATGCGAGCGGAGAGTCGGGTGGTGGAAGTGGAGAAGCAGTGCTCCATGCTGGAGTTTGACCTCAAGCAGTCGGTGCAGAAGATGGAGCAGCTGATGAAGCAGAAGGAAAGGCTGGAGGACGAC GTGAAGACTCTCAAGATAAAGGCGGAGCAGGAGTCCAGCAAGCGGGTGCTGGCGCAGAATGAGCTGAAGGGCCGGCTGCAGGAGGTGGATCGGCTCCGGTGCTCGGAGAAGCAGCTCAAGCAGGAGATCAACGCGGCGCTGGAGAGCAAACGCTCTTTGGAGTTTCAACTTGCGCAGCTGACAAA GCAATACAGAGGCAACGAAGGACAGATGAGGGAACTTCAGGACCAGCTCGAGGCCGAACAGTATTTTTCT ACGCTTTACAAAACTCAGGTCAAAGAGCTCAAAGAGGAAATAGAAGAAAGGAACCGGCAGGTACAAGAAGCTCATAAAAAGGTGCAGGAACTGTGCAGTGAAAG GGAGTCCCTGTCCGCCCAGCTGGATCTGACGGTGACAAAAGCCGAGTCGGAGCAGCTGGCGCGGGCGCTGCAGGAGGAGCAGTACTTTGAGCTCAGCCAAGAAAGCAAAAAGAGCCTTACCAGGCACAAGCAGGAGCTCGTGGATAAGGAGGCCGCCATTGCACGA CTTGAAGAGTCCTATCAAAATCTGACCAAAGATGTGGAGAGTCTCGCCAAAGAGAAGGCAGAGTTGAGCGAAAAGCTTAGCACTCAGGAGGAAG AGTATGCTGCTCAGAAGGAGGAGATCACAAATTCAATCAAGGCCAACTATGAGAAGGTCCTCAACACGGAGCGGACTCTCAAGACCCAG GCGGTGAACAAGCTGGCAGAGATCATGAACCGCAAGGACATGAAGCTGGACCAGAAGAAGAAGGGCAGCACGGCCGACCTGCGCaagaaggagaaggagaacCGCAAGCTGCAGCTGGAGCTCAACCAGGAGAAGGAGAAGTTCAACCACATGGCCATCAAGTATCAGAAGGAGCTGAGCGAGATGCAGGCA CAACTGGCCGAGGAGTGCACGTATCGCAACGAGCTCCAGATGCAGCTGGACAGCAAGGAGAGCGACATCGAGCAACTGCGCGAGAAGCTTAACGACCTGCAGCAACGCATGGACAACTCCAGCATCACCAGCTTGCTGACGGACGAGACGGACAGCAACATCGCGG TCGTCACTCTTCCTCTCTTTGTAACTTCTATTCCTTTCCCTCTGTGA